TCTTCGCCCCTGTCCGTGACGACTACAAGTACTAGCCCAGCCGCTCTTTGTAGTCGACGTCGTAGTCCTGTATCCAGCCCAACAACTTCTGCTGCTCCAGCGGCAGCGGCCTCGGCGACGACGCGCCCACCGGGCTCCTTCCGATAACTCCCTCCCGCTCCAGCCTGGCGACGTCTCCGGCGCTCAGCCCCAGGATGTCCCGCAGTACATACTCGTTGGCCTCCCCCAGCGACGGGCCGGGGCCTTGTATCCGAGACTCCATGCCTGAGCTTCGCCATCCTCTGCTGATGTAAGGCTTCTCACCTATGCCGCTGTCCGGGCTATGATGCACACCCTCAAAGAACCCTCGAGCCTTGTAATGCGTATCCTTGAACATATCCCGCGCTTTCATCACCACCCCGCAGGGCACCCCCACTGACTGCAACGTATTCATGATTTCATGCTTATCCCGCGTTCGAGTCCACTCGCTGATCCACCTGTCAACCTCGTCCTGCCGCTCGTATCGCGACGCCGGGTCCGCATACTTAGGGGATTTCGCCAACTCCAGCTTCCCAATAGCCCCGCACAAGGTCTGCCACTCCTGGTCATCCCGCACCGCTATGGTCACCCACTCGTCGTCACCTCTGCATGGATAGCACCCGTGGGGCGACCAGCTTAGATGTCGGTTGCCCAATGGCCTTTGTCTTCGGCCATTGAAAGCGTGGTCCAAGATACCTTCGCCCACAAACGACGCACCAACCTGGTACATCGCCAGGTCTATCCACAGGCCTCGCCCTGTGCGCCGACGGTGTATCAGCGCCGCCATCAGCGCGAAGACCGCCGTCCATGCCGCGATGAAGTCGGTGTAAGAGTTGCCAATCTTGGCCGGGACGCCATCGTAGGCCATAAAGGCGCCGGTGCCGTGCACCGACTCCAATGTGGCCGCCACCGCCCCATACTCGCTCCATGGCCCCGAATGCCCGTAGCCTGTGTTGGACAGCAGAATGATGTCCTCTTTCAGCTTCTTCAGGCTAGGATAGTCCAGCCCGAAGCGGCGGCTCACTCGAGGCGTATAGTTCTCAATGACCACATCGCTTTTGGCGATGAGCTGCTTCAGCGGTTCCAAGGCATCGCCCTTTGTCAGATCCAACGTCAGGCTGCGCTTGCCTCGATTCAGTGTATGGAATGTCCCAGATCTCTCCCACCACAATTCCCCCGGCTGGTTATCAGGCAGCGCGAAAAGCTGCAATCGAGTGTCCGGTATGTGACACGCCTCCACCCGGATAACCTCCGCTCCCATGTCCGCCAGGTGCGCCGCTGCGTAAGGCATGGCGTACACACGGCTCACGTCCACCACTCGAAGGCCTTTCAAGGGTAACGCATCGCTCATATGACCCCCCACCTGCGAAGTAGTGACATCTCCTCCTTGCCATAACCCAGCATTCCGCAGTAGACTTCCTCATTGTGCTGGCCCAACAGCGGCGCGGGCCTTTGCATCCGATAACTACCCTCGCTCAATCTGACGATTTCCCCCGGAAATTCAACTCCATCAGCCTCCAGGTTCGTCCCTTTCGTGTAGAACCCTCGCGATCGAAGCTGCGGACATTCAAATAAATCACCCGCGTCCTGCACCATACCAAAAAGCAGGCGCCGCTCCGCTGAAGCGTGGAACAAATCTTTTCTGTTCCACTTCCACAGCCCCTTGATCAGTAGGTCGTATAGCTCCGGCCCGTGGGCTATGCGGCCCTCTGCAGTAGAAAACTTCGGGGCCTTCATCTCCTCCACGCCCAATAGTTCCACCGCCACCTCCCACGGCTGCGACCCCTGGGCTGAGGGCAGGACGTATCCATCGGCGCAAGGCATAACCTCGTCCAGGCCCGAGTTCATCGGCGACCGCCGGCCTCGTACCGCGCCCATGTAAGCGTAGGACGATACAGCTTGCACCAGATGGAGTGCCATGCACTCGGTAATCGACACATCGATGTGCTGGCCCTTTGATGTAGCCATGCCCTGATACACCGCCGCCAGCGTCGCTCCCGCCGCCTGCGTCCCTGCCACGTACAGCGACTGGTCCAGGGCATTGCGGATGGGCTCCTTATCGGCGTCGCCGGACAGGTACATCAGCCCGCTCATGGCCGTGGTGACGATATCGCTAGCCTTATAGTCACGGTACGGCCCCATCTGGCCGAAGGGCGTAATGGATGTCATGACCAGAGACGGGTTCTCACTGGACAGCGCCTCATATCCCATACCAAAGCCCTTTAGGTGCGATGGCGAATGGCCCTCCACCACCACGTTCGCCCACTGGGCTAGTCTCTTGAGAATCAAGCAGCCCGTCGGCGACACGATATCCAGAGTTATCGACCGCTTGTTGGTGTTCAGGTACAGGAATGGTATGCTTTTCTCAGCGTGGGGCGTGTTACCAACAAAAGGCCCATGGCGTCGCAGCACATCCCCGCTGCCGGGTGCCTCTAATTTGATGACATCGGCACCGTAGTCTGCCAGCAATCGAGCGCAAAAGGAGGATGCCTTGCCGCCTCCCAATTCCAGAATCTTGATGCCGTCCAACACCTGCCCCAGCAATGGCTACTCCTCCCACTCCAGCGGCAGTCTCTTATCTCGCTTCGGCAGCGCCACTGTCGCTGAGCCTGTCGCGCTCTGCTGGCCTCGCTGGTTCCGCAGGCCGACCTCCAATTCCACCAGCCCGTAATGCCTCATATCTCTCGTAGCTGTGACCTTTCCATGGGCCGTCAACGAGTCGCCCGCATAGTCCATGCCGCGATGCTCGATGTAGTACCGCTTGAGCCACCCCTCATCCCCGGCGAAGCGCATCAGCATCTCGCCGATGTACTGGTTCTTCAGGGTTCCGTTGACCACTACGTTAGGCAGCTTCTGAAGCAGCATGGTAAACGCCAGGTCCCAGTGGATTCGGGCGTAGTTGCCGTTGGCCGCCGCCCATCGTACCAGGTGGGTCGTGGTCACCGGGCCTTTCACCAGCGGCGTCACATCCTGCCCCACCGACACCTCCTCAAACCATCGCTGCGGTCCGACCTTCCATCGCGGCCCCACCACCACCTCATTCCTGGACGGTGGCGATACCAGTGTCAGCTTCATCGTAGCCTCATTGACAGTGCCTTCCGCTTCCTCCCTCAACTCTCGAAATATATTCACCCGTTTGATCTTCACCACCACCTGGCCTTTCTGGTTGGTCTGTGTCTCCTCTCGATGCACAAAGGCCAGTAGCCCTGACCGTCCCTCCTTCTCGTACACGTCCGTGACCCTATATTGACGAGTCATCGTGTCGCCAACATAGGCAGGTCGTACAAAGTTCCACTCGGCGCCGCCGTTAAAGCCGTAGCTTTTGATGCTGGTCGGTATCTCTAGAATCCCCTCCTGCCCCGCGCCAAAGTAGTTGATGGGCTGCTTCCACTCCTTCCACGTCGCCAGGGGAGGACAGATAAGGCGGCCAAAGCGGCTTCGTCCGGCATATGCCTCGTCGAGAAACATCGGGTGTGGAAATTCGATGGCGTCGGCCAGGTCGTAGACCATCTCCCTGGATATAGGGAAGAGGTTGGCCTCCAGATCGGAAACCGTGCCGACCAGCGCCTTTACCTCCGGCGTCAACATGCTGCGACGAGCCAATGCACCCTCCTGCTCAAAGCTGAGGCGATGCTACATCGCTCTACGCTCAGGGTCAACGTCGCGTTTCCCGTTGTGATGCCTGATGCTATACTCCCCGCAACCTTCGCAGGAGTCTCGCCATGTCCACCAAACCCAAAGCCTCGGGCGTCTATGAGCGCCTTGGCGTAAAGCCCATCATCAACGCCGCCGGAACTGTCACCCGTCTGGGCGGCTCAAGACCCCGGCCTGAAGTCCTTGATGCCATGGCCCAGGCCGCCGTGACTATGGTCAACATGGCCGAGCTTAATCACCAGGCCGGCGAGGTCATCGCCCGCGCCACCGGCGCCGAGGCCGGGCTTGTCTGCAACGGCGCGGCGTCGGGCCTAATGCTTCAGGCTGCCGCTGTCATCGCCGGCAGTAACCCCGCCAGGATGGCCCGCCTGCCCGACACCGACGGCATGAAGAACGAGATCGTTATCCAGACTATGCACCGCTTTGTCTATGACCAGTCCTACCGCGCCGCCGGCGCTAAGCTGGTGACGGTGGGCGAGGCCCGCAAGTGCCAGGACTGGGAGCTGGAGGCGGCGATCAACGACCGCACCGCCGCCGTCGCCTACCTATTCTCGCCCTTCACCTGCAAGACGCCCCTGCCCCTGCCTAGAGTCGTTGAAATCGCCCATGCCCACGGTGTGCCCGTCATCGTCGACGCCGCTTCTATGGTGCCGCCCCGCGAGAACCTTCGTAAATACATTCGCCAGGGCGCGGACCTGGTGACCATCAGCGGCGGCAAGGGCATCCTGGGGCCGCAAGGCTCCGGCCTACTCTTCGGACGTAAGGACCTCATCGACGCCGCCTGGGCCAACGCCAGCCCCAACCAGTTCATCGGTCGAGGCATGAAGGTGTCCAAGGAGGAGATCGCCGGCTTCGTCACAGCACTGAATATATTCGTCAAGGAGGACGAGGCCGCGCAGATGGCCCGATTCCGCCGCATGAGCCAGCAGGTCGTCGACGCCCTCATAGAAGTCCCCGGTGTCAGCATGTCCATCCATCACGACGACCACGACTACCTCATCCCCTGCGCCCTTATAACTCTGACGAAAAGCTGGAAAGGCCGCCCTCGCGCCGAGTTATTGAAAGCCCTGGAGTCTGGCAACCCGCCCATTCACCTTCAGACCACCTACCAGCCCGAGTATGAAATGGCGGTGGACCCTTTCAACGTCTCAGAGGAGGAGCTGCCAGTTCTCATACGAAGGCTGAGGGAGGAACTGACGCGGCGGTAGTTACAGTCTAGTACTTGGAAACGTTTATCTCCTGGAACTTGCCCGTCACCAGGTAGATAACCCGCTCCGCTATGTTCGTCGCGCGGTCAGCCACCCGCTCCAGGTCGTGGGCCACCCATAGCAGGAAGGTGGCGCGCTTGATGGTCTTGGGGTCCTCGATCATGTACATCAGCAGCTCGCGATACACCTGGTCGTAGAGGGCGTCGACTTCATCGTCGTCACTGCAGACCTGGAAGGCCATGGCCACGTCACGGTTCACTAGCGCGTCCAGGGCCCGCTTTAGCATCTGCGACGCCTTCTCAGCCATTCTGGGCACATCGATAAGGGGCTTCAGGGGCGGCTCCTCGCCCATCATAATGCTGATCTTGCCGATGCCCTCAGCGTAGTCGCCCATCCGCTCCAGCTCGGATGCTATGTTAAGGACGGCGATGATGCGCCGCAGGTCGCGGGCTACCGGCGCCTGGGTGGCTATGAGGTTGATGCACCGATCCTCGATTTCATACCGCTTCTGGTCTATGTGGTCGTCCTCGCGGATCACCTGGCGTGAGGCGTCCAGGTCGCGGCGTTTTAGAGCGTCGAGGGCCTTGGCCACCGCCTTCTCCACCATGTTGCCCATGAGGAGGACTTCGTCCTCCAAGGCCCTAAGCTGCGACGCTAACTTGTTGGTAATCATGATTCCTCCCCTTCTAGCCGAACCGACCTGTTATGAAAGCCTCTGTCCTCTCATCCTTAGGCAGGGTAAAGACCTGAAGGGTATCTCCGTCTTCGACCACAAAGCCCGACCTGTCCTTGTCCATGGTCATAAAGATGGTGCGGTCCGAAATTCTAGCCGCCTGCTGAATATTATGCGTCACAATGACAATGGTGTAATCATGGCTGAGGGTACGAATTAGCTCTTCGATGGCCTGGGTGGCCACCGGGTCCAGGGCTGAGGCCGGCTCGTCCATAAGTATCACCTCGGGGTTCACCGCCAGGGCACGGGCGATGCACAGCCGCTGCTGCTGCCCGCCAGATAGGTTGTAGGCCCTATCTTTTAACCGCTCCTTTACATCCTCCCACAAAGCCGCTTGCTTGAGCGACCGCTCCACAATCTCATCCATGTCCACCTTGAAGCCGTTGATTCGAGGCCCAAAGGCCACGTTATCATAAATGGACTTGGGGAACGGGTTTGGCTTCTGGAACACCATACCTATCCTGAAGCGGATCTCCGTAGGATCGGCACGAGGGTCATATATGTCCTCGCCGTTAAACAAGGCCTCACCCTCAATTCGCGCGCCGGGTATGCTGTCATTCATACGGTTGAAGCAGCGCAGGAGGGTGCTTTTGCCGCATCCCGAGGGGCCGATGATGGACGTCACCCTCTTCTCCGGCACCCTGATGTTTATACCCTTGAGCGCGCGGAAGCTGTCGTAGTAGACGTTGAGGTCTTTAGTTACCAGCTTTCCAACAGTTTTGATCTCCTCCTCGGGTTCCGTGCCTTCCAGCCTTCGCAAGATGTCTTCGGCTATCTTTATCCTGACCTCGGAGGACTTGGAAGTTTCCCGCCTGGCGGGGCGGGTTTCGGCTTCTCCGACGCTGGAGGGCGCGGGCTCCTTCTCCGTAGCCCTTGGCTGCATGCTCACCCTTCGCTCCTCCTCTGGAATTTATTGCGCAGGATTATAGCCCCCGCGTTCATAGTGAGCAGAATAACTAACAACACTATGATAGCCGCCGCCGCCAGACTTTGGAAATCCGCTTGAGGCCTGGAAACCCAGTTAAAAGTCTGTATAGGCAGCACGGTGAACTGGTCCAAGGGACTGGTGGGGGTAAAGGCGATGAAGGTCAACGCACCTATGACTATAAGCGGCGCCGTCTCGCCAATAGCCCTGGATAGGGCCAGGATATTGCCGGTCAAGACTCCTGGCAGAGCTTGAGGAAGCACCACGTTCCATGTGGTCTGCCATCGCGTCGCGCCCAGGGCGTAGGAGGCCTGGCGGAGCGAGTCGGGCACAGCCTTGAGGGCTTCCTGGGCCGCTATGATGATTATGGGAAGGATTAGAAGAGACATGGTCAGCGCCCCGGCCATTACACTTCGTCCCATCTCCATGCCTCGCACAAACACCGCCAGTCCTAGAATCCCGTAAACAATTGATGGAACACCCGCCAGGTTAGTTATGTTCAGCTTGATGAGAGAAATCGCCCAGTGCTTTGGAGCATATTCCTGCAGGTATATAGCGGCGCCCACTCCCAAGGGAAAGGCGATTAACGCTGTGAACCCCATGAGCCATAGGGTGCCAAATAGGGCCGATTTGATCCCCGCATCCACAGGCCTCCTGGAAGGAAAACTGGTGATGAAGTCCCAGTCCAGCCATCGCCAGCCGTCCCTGACCACATCCACCATTAGCACCACCAGGAACACCACTCCCACGAGGGTAGCCATGAGGGTCAAGCCGTAGAAAGCGCTGGAGCGCTTTTTCATGCCGGAGGTCCTGCGTTTGTAAGCGGCGGGCGTAGTTATAGCCACTGCCATTAATACTCCTCCCTGTACCGCCGCACCACCAAATCGGCGATGATGTTGAGTATGAAGGTCATCACAAACAGCGTCATACCCACCGCGAAAATCGTCATAAACTCAATGCTGCCGTGGGGAGTGTCCCCCAGGCTGGTCTGAGCGATGTATGCCGTCATGGTCTGCACCCCTTCAAAGGGGTTGGCCGTCAGGTTGGGCACCGCGCCCGCGGCTATGGTAACAATCATAGTCTCGCCAATGGCCCGAGACGCAGCCAGTATGAAGGATGCGATAATCCCTGACAGCGCTGCCGGAACCACAATTCGCAGCGACACTTGCAGCTTGCTCCCGCCCAGGGCGTAGGCACCGTCGCGCAGGGACCTGGGCACCGCTACCATGGCGTCTTCGCTCAAAGAGGCCACCATGGGAATGATCATGATGCCCATGACGAGGGCCGCGCTGAAGGCGTTAAAGATAGCCGCGTCCGGATTTAATTGCCGCACGATGTTGGGGGTAATAAAGGTCAGAGCAAAGTAGCCGTACACCACGGTGGGAATCCCGGCCAGGATTTCGAGGATCGGCTTGAGGGTACGCCGCAGCCTGTCAGGCGCGTACTCGCTCATAAAAATGGCCGTAGCCAGTCCCACCGGAAGGGCGACAACGCACGCGCCCAAGGCCACGAGCAGCGTGCCGCTCACCAAGGGAAGGATTCCAAAATGCTGCGGCTGGAATTTGGGCGCCCACTGGGTGTCCGAGATGAAATCCCAGAAGGGCACGGTCTTAAAAAAGCTGAAGGTCTCTGTCATAAGCACCACAATGATGCCCAGGGTGGTGCCTACCGAGACCAAGGCGCACATTAGCAAGAACGCATGGATAAGGCCCTCGCTGACCTTACGGCTGCGCCTGCGGCGCCCTAGAGTCGTCCCTCCATCGGTTGACTTTTCAATAGCAGCAGCTATGGTAAGCCCTTTTGCTAATTTTGTAGTTGAAGGCCTGCTAACGTTTTCCTAGCTACAGGCCGCCTTAGCTTCCAATTACTCGACATACAACTCCTCCAGCGTCTTCCCAGATGCGCTTTCTACATACACAGTACCCGCTTTACCTTGTTCAAAGCGGTTCCTGACCGCTTGATATACTTCCTGGGGCAGCGCAATGTAACCTACCTCTTCGGCTAAAGCAATCCCTTCGTCGCTCAAGTAATACTCTACAAGCTCTTTGATCCCTGTGGTCTGCTCTGCTGAAGCTGCTACATATATCAATAGGGGCCGGCTCAATGGGTATGAACCGTCAGTAATAGTCCCCCCTGAAGGCAGCACTGGGCCCCCTCCTTTGCCATCATCTATGGCCGCTAGCTTCAGTTTATCTTTGTTCTCCACGTAGTAGGAGTATCCAAAGTAGCCAAGAGCGTACCGAGAGTCTGCTATGGCCTGTACCAAGACATTATCGTCTTCTGATGCGATATAATCTGGCCGCGACGCCTTGGCTCTGCCCACAACAGCTTCAGTAAAATAATCAAATGTACCCGAATCCGTACCCGCGCCTACCAGAACAATCTCTTCATTGGGCCATTCAGGCCGCACTTGATTCCACTTATTGATAGCGGAGCTCGGTTCCCATATCCTTTTTAATTCCGCCATTGTCATACTGCCGGCCCAGTTGTTCTCCGGGTTCACCACTACAGACAAGCCGTCGTAGGCCACCGGCAGCTCAACGAACTGGATGCCATTTTTTGCGCATTCTGCAATCTCTGATGCGCTGATGGGCCGTGACGCATCGCTAATATCCGTCTCACCAGCGCAGAACCGTTTAAAGCCGCCACCGGTGCCGCTGATGCCTACAGTGACCTGCACGTTGCGGTGCAGCTTCATGAATTCCTCTGCTACGGCCTCAGTTATGGGAAACACAGTGCTGGAGCCGTCAATTCTCACGGTGACGCCACCGCCGCCGCAAGCGGCGCTGATTAATAGGCCCACAAACGCAATGGCCATCAGGGCAAGTAGGAGTATCTGCTTCCTAAAGCCCACCCTTACTCAATTTTCTCCTTCTCATTCATCACCACTATCTTCCATCAATAAATAAAAAGAGGTGTTAACGCTAGGTTAACACCTCCTTAACAGCCCGTTAAGGCATGAATGGGAAGTTTATGCGCGGCCCATGGTCTAATGTGTCATCCTCGACTGGCCGTAGGCAGGGTAAACCCAAAGGTGCTGCCCTCACCCAAATTGCTCTCCACCCATATCCGACCGCCGTGGGCCTGAACGATGTGTTTAGCGATAGCCAGTCCCAATCCTGTCCCGGTGTCAGACCTGGACCTGTCCACCTTGTAAAATCTCTCAAAGGTGTGCGGCAGATGCTCCGGGGCTATGCCTATGCCGGTGTCTCGCACCGTGACTTCTAAAGCGCCATTGATGCTCCTGGCATCGACCTGGACTTTCCCTCCTCTTGGCGTGAATTTGACCGCGTTCTCCACTAGGTTAGCCACCACTTGCTGGATACGGCCCTCGTCCGCCAGCGCAGGCGGCAGGCCGCCGCTGCTGCTCACTGATAATTCCACGCCCCTGTCATTGGCCTGCGTCTTATAAAGTTCCACAGCTTCCTTTATGGGCCGGTAGATATCCACCGATTCCAGATTTAGCGAGTCCTCACCGCTCTCCAGCCTGGATAGGTCCAGCAAGTCGCCGACCAGGCGGGTCATCCTGTCAACGTTGCGGCTAATGCGCTCGAGGAATTCGCGGGAAGCCTTAGGGTCCTCTAGAGCGCCGCCCTCCAGCGTTTCCACTGATGCCTTGACCGAAGCCAGGGGCGTGCGCAGCTCATGGGAGACGTTGGCTACAAAGGCTTTCCTGGTAGTCTCGACTCGGCGGGCTTCCGTCAGGTCGTGTACTACCAGCAGCACGCCTTCTCCATGTTCCCCTGTAAGCGGCATGGCTACGATGTTCAAGAACTTCTTGGTGGGACTGAATTCGATCTCGAGGTTGTCGGGCTGTCTGAGCCGCTGACATCGAATGACCATGCTGTTGATGTCGTGGTCGCGGACCGCCTCGATAAATCGCTGCCGCTTTGGAGGGCTTGACGGCATGGCCAGCAGCGCCGAGGCCGCCGGGTTTACCAGCGATATTCGCCCATCGCCATCCAGCAGCACCACACCGCCAGCCATGGTGGCCAACACCGCCGACAGGCGCTGGTGGCTGGCATTGGATTCAGCCAGCTTATTCTTCAGGCTGCCAGCCATGGCGCTTAATGAGTCCACCAGCTCCCTGGTCTCCTCAGAAGAACCATGGGTCATCACCTCGTAATCCAAATTGCCGCCGGCCAGCTTGCGGGCGGCTTCTGTGATATGACGAATGGAGCGGGTACTGCGGCGGGCTATCATCACCGCCAGAGCTACAGCCAGGACTGTGACCACCACGGTAGCGATGCCCGTAACTGTGATAACGCGCTCCAGAATGGTATCGGCAGCACCGTCGGCCGTTAACTCATCCCTCAGATAAAGGACTAGGATTACAGTAACAATAGCCATGGCCGCCACAATAAGGGCGGTGTAGGCCAAAGCGATGCGCCACTGGATGCTGCGAGGCATTCTCATATGTCGTACCGGTAACCGGTGCCCCGGACAGTCACGATCCGTCTCGGCGAACCTGGCTCCAACTCTATCTTCTCTCGAAGCCATCGAACATGGACGTCCACGGTGCGAGTGTAGCCCACAAAATCGTAGCCCCAGACCTGGTCCAAAAGCTCGTTGCGTGTGAAAGCCTTGCCTGGGTGGGTGGCTAAGAAAGCCAGCAGATCATACTCTTTTGGTTTCATTTCCAATGGCTTCCCCTCCAGCTTTGCCGTCCGCGCCTTCAAGTCCAAATTCAGGCCTTCTACGCTCACCGCTTCAGGCACATTATTCTGCGGCGGCTCCATTTCCGCGCGGCGCATCATGGCTTTCACCCGCGCCATAAGCTCGCGCATGCTGAAGGGTTTGGTCATGTAATCGTCCGCGCCGACGTCCAGCCCTGACACTTTGTCTATTTCGCGGTCCCACGCTGTCAGCATAAGTATGGGCGATGTCATCTCCCGACGGAGCATACGGCACACCTCCAACCCGTCCATCCGAGGCAGCATCAAGTCCAGCACGATAACTTTCGGGCGATGCCGCCTCGCCATCTCTACCGCCCTTTCGCCGTCGCCCGCGGTGAGGACGTTGTAGCCTTCCCTGGACAGGTTGTACTGGACAGCGGCCTGCAGGGTATCGTCATCCTCCACTAATAACACACTGCGCTCTTTGAGAAGACTCATAGCGCAATTATAGCAATGGTTTGCAGGCAGGTTTTAACGCTGCGTTAACAACTAGCTACCAGCGTCGGTTTCCCCCGCCGCGCTCCGCCCCGCGATCCGGCCAAATACCGACCCCGCCATTAGCCCGGCACCGCCCGGGTAGTTGTGGTAAAACAGCCCGCCGACTAGCTCGCCGGCGGCATACAGGCCTGGTACAGTCGAACCCTCGGTGTTTATGACCTGGCCCTTTGCGTTTATGCGCAGGCCGCCGAAGGTGAAGGTTATGCCGCAGGTAACTGCGTAGCCCAGGTATGGCGGCGAATCTATTGGCTGCGCCCAGTTGCTCTTGGGAGGAGTGAGTCCCTTGGTGGCCTTGCCGTCCAACTTCGTAGGATTGTACTCCCCGGACTGCACCGACGCGTTGAAGCGGCGCACCGTCTCCGACAGACCTACCTTATCGACTCCCAGGGACTCCGCCAGCCCTGCGATAGTCTTCGATTCGGCCATAGTCACTCGCGATATGCGGTACTCGTCGCGCAGCAGGTGCTTGACCTTGTCGTCGAAAATTTGGAAGGCAACCCGCTGGGGCTGGTATAAGATTTCGCGGCCGTACTTGGCGTAAGTATAGTTCCGCAGGTCCGCTCCCTCATCCACGAACCGCTGGCCTTTGATGTTCACGATGATGCCGAAGGGGTAGGAGTGTTTCTGGAACAGATCTGTCACAGTGCGGTCCCCAAAGGGCGGCGCGTTCAGGTCCCAGGCTACGGCGTGGCATCCGCTCCAGTGGCCGTAGGACTGGGCGCCAACTTCCAGGGCCATGCGTATGCCGTCGCCGGTGTTATAGGGGACGCCGCGCACCTTGGCCAGCTCCCAGCCAGGCCCCAGGTATCGAGTGCGCATCTCGGCGTTGGCCTCGAAGCCGCCGCAGGCCAGGACAATCGCTTTCGACTCCAGTTCCTCTAAGACTTTAGGCCCTTGTATTACGACGCCCCGCACTCGGCCACGCCGGTCCTGCAATAGTCGAATGCCCTTTGTGTCATACCTAATCTCAACACCCCTGCGCTGGCACATTTCAAAAAGTTGGTCTGACAACCCTTTGCCGCCACCGACAGCCTCCACCGTAAGCCCACCCCAGAAACGGTGCTTGTCACCCACCTTGAAGGACTGGCGGCCGTAGAGCAGGACAAATCGCATGCCCTGATGCCGCAGCCATACCATCGTAGGGTGGGACTGGCTCACAAGGGCCTGGGCCAGCTCAGGGTCGCTGAGGCCTTCGGTCACGCGCATGAGGTCGTCGTAGAACTTGGACTGGGGATAACTGCCGACGTCGATGCCTGCCTCTTCTTCCGACGACATATCGGGTATCAGGGCCTTGATATCGTCGATGCCGTTGTAGGCGCAGCGGATGGCGCCGCCGGTGAAATAGGTGTTGCCGCCCC
The genomic region above belongs to SAR202 cluster bacterium and contains:
- a CDS encoding FAD-binding dehydrogenase is translated as MDTKFDVIIVGAGNAALCAALSAREKGARVVVLEKAPQHFRGGNTYFTGGAIRCAYNGIDDIKALIPDMSSEEEAGIDVGSYPQSKFYDDLMRVTEGLSDPELAQALVSQSHPTMVWLRHQGMRFVLLYGRQSFKVGDKHRFWGGLTVEAVGGGKGLSDQLFEMCQRRGVEIRYDTKGIRLLQDRRGRVRGVVIQGPKVLEELESKAIVLACGGFEANAEMRTRYLGPGWELAKVRGVPYNTGDGIRMALEVGAQSYGHWSGCHAVAWDLNAPPFGDRTVTDLFQKHSYPFGIIVNIKGQRFVDEGADLRNYTYAKYGREILYQPQRVAFQIFDDKVKHLLRDEYRISRVTMAESKTIAGLAESLGVDKVGLSETVRRFNASVQSGEYNPTKLDGKATKGLTPPKSNWAQPIDSPPYLGYAVTCGITFTFGGLRINAKGQVINTEGSTVPGLYAAGELVGGLFYHNYPGGAGLMAGSVFGRIAGRSAAGETDAGS
- a CDS encoding HAMP domain-containing protein; this encodes MASREDRVGARFAETDRDCPGHRLPVRHMRMPRSIQWRIALAYTALIVAAMAIVTVILVLYLRDELTADGAADTILERVITVTGIATVVVTVLAVALAVMIARRSTRSIRHITEAARKLAGGNLDYEVMTHGSSEETRELVDSLSAMAGSLKNKLAESNASHQRLSAVLATMAGGVVLLDGDGRISLVNPAASALLAMPSSPPKRQRFIEAVRDHDINSMVIRCQRLRQPDNLEIEFSPTKKFLNIVAMPLTGEHGEGVLLVVHDLTEARRVETTRKAFVANVSHELRTPLASVKASVETLEGGALEDPKASREFLERISRNVDRMTRLVGDLLDLSRLESGEDSLNLESVDIYRPIKEAVELYKTQANDRGVELSVSSSGGLPPALADEGRIQQVVANLVENAVKFTPRGGKVQVDARSINGALEVTVRDTGIGIAPEHLPHTFERFYKVDRSRSDTGTGLGLAIAKHIVQAHGGRIWVESNLGEGSTFGFTLPTASRG
- a CDS encoding PstS family phosphate ABC transporter substrate-binding protein, giving the protein MAIAFVGLLISAACGGGGVTVRIDGSSTVFPITEAVAEEFMKLHRNVQVTVGISGTGGGFKRFCAGETDISDASRPISASEIAECAKNGIQFVELPVAYDGLSVVVNPENNWAGSMTMAELKRIWEPSSAINKWNQVRPEWPNEEIVLVGAGTDSGTFDYFTEAVVGRAKASRPDYIASEDDNVLVQAIADSRYALGYFGYSYYVENKDKLKLAAIDDGKGGGPVLPSGGTITDGSYPLSRPLLIYVAASAEQTTGIKELVEYYLSDEGIALAEEVGYIALPQEVYQAVRNRFEQGKAGTVYVESASGKTLEELYVE
- a CDS encoding response regulator transcription factor, with protein sequence MSLLKERSVLLVEDDDTLQAAVQYNLSREGYNVLTAGDGERAVEMARRHRPKVIVLDLMLPRMDGLEVCRMLRREMTSPILMLTAWDREIDKVSGLDVGADDYMTKPFSMRELMARVKAMMRRAEMEPPQNNVPEAVSVEGLNLDLKARTAKLEGKPLEMKPKEYDLLAFLATHPGKAFTRNELLDQVWGYDFVGYTRTVDVHVRWLREKIELEPGSPRRIVTVRGTGYRYDI